The following coding sequences are from one Mastomys coucha isolate ucsf_1 unplaced genomic scaffold, UCSF_Mcou_1 pScaffold9, whole genome shotgun sequence window:
- the LOC116084220 gene encoding low molecular weight phosphotyrosine protein phosphatase-like — MIVTEIIQYFSYRFSIETTSRINVILEGLHRNVAEVGSKSVLFVCLGNIRQSPISEAVFRKLLTNKKVSDNSAMDCSAVSEWNVGRVPDHRAISCLRNHGISIVRKARQITREDFATFDYILCMDESNLRDPNRKSNQVKNCKDEVELLWSYDAQKHLIIEDTYYGNDSGFEVVYQLCLRCCKAFLEKTY, encoded by the exons ATGATAGTCACTGAAATCATCCAGTATTTCAGCTACCGTTTCTCTATTGAAACTACCAGTCGCATT AATGTAATTTTAGAGGGTTTGCACCGAAACGTGGCAGAGGTTGGATCCAAGTCAGTGCTATTTGTGTGTCTTGGTAACATTCGCCAGTCACCCATTTCAGAAGCAGTGTTCAGAAAATTGCTAACTAATAAAAAGGTTTCAGATAATTCTGCCATGGACTGCAGTGCTGTTTCCGAATGGAACGTGGGCCGGGTCCCAGATCATAGAGCCATCAGCTGCCTAAGGAATCATGGCATTAGCATAGTCCGTAAGGCAAGACAGATTAC aagagaagatttTGCCACATTCGATTATATACTATGTATGGATGAAAGCAATCTGAGAGATCCAAATAGAAAAAGCAATCAAGTTAAAAACTGCAAAGATGAAGTTGAGCTACTTTGGAGCTATGATGCACAGAAACATCTCATTATTGAAGATACCTATTATGGCAATGACTCGGGCTTCGAGGTGGTGTACCAGTTATGCCTCAGGTGCTGCAAGGCTTTCCTGGAGAAGACTTACTAG